A single region of the Fibrobacter sp. UWT2 genome encodes:
- the argF gene encoding ornithine carbamoyltransferase, translating to MIDRNKHFLRLMDWSEEKILETIEIASRLKAEVHAGKVSDRLHGQNIAMFFEKPSLRTITTFQVGMNQLGGHAVLLAPDSIGLGKRESVKDVARCLSRWVNAIVVRCFKQDLVEQLAEYGSVPVVNALTDDYHPCQAIAFAQMICENLGGFKNADGKPKTVAFIGDGNNVANSFLALASKVGMNFTLACPKGFEQPAKVVEEAQEGLKKHGCQYRVFHDPKEAVKDADILYSDVWVSMGQEGEKATKQSHFLPFQINDELLKLAPAHCKVSHCLPAHRGEEITDSVMDNLDVNMSFEEAENRLHAHKAVLWQVMPPFAK from the coding sequence ATGATTGATCGCAACAAGCACTTCCTCCGCCTCATGGACTGGAGCGAAGAAAAAATCCTGGAAACTATCGAAATCGCCTCTCGCCTGAAGGCTGAGGTTCACGCCGGCAAGGTGTCCGACCGTCTGCACGGCCAGAACATCGCCATGTTCTTCGAAAAGCCCTCGCTGCGAACTATCACGACTTTCCAGGTGGGTATGAACCAGCTCGGCGGTCACGCCGTGTTGCTCGCCCCCGATTCCATTGGCCTTGGCAAGCGCGAAAGCGTCAAGGACGTTGCCCGTTGCCTCAGCCGCTGGGTGAACGCCATCGTCGTCCGTTGCTTTAAGCAGGACTTGGTGGAACAGCTTGCCGAATACGGTAGCGTGCCGGTCGTGAACGCTTTGACCGACGACTATCACCCGTGCCAGGCAATCGCATTTGCCCAGATGATTTGCGAAAACCTCGGCGGTTTCAAGAACGCCGATGGCAAGCCGAAAACCGTTGCCTTCATCGGTGACGGCAACAACGTTGCCAATTCCTTCCTCGCTCTCGCCTCTAAGGTGGGTATGAACTTCACGCTCGCCTGCCCGAAGGGTTTCGAACAGCCCGCCAAGGTGGTCGAAGAAGCTCAGGAAGGCCTGAAGAAGCACGGTTGCCAGTACCGCGTATTCCACGATCCGAAGGAAGCCGTCAAAGACGCCGACATTCTCTATAGCGACGTGTGGGTCTCCATGGGCCAGGAAGGTGAAAAGGCCACCAAGCAGTCTCACTTCTTGCCGTTCCAGATCAACGACGAACTCCTGAAGCTCGCTCCGGCTCACTGCAAGGTCAGCCACTGCCTCCCGGCTCACCGCGGCGAAGAAATCACGGACTCCGTGATGGACAACCTTGACGTGAACATGAGCTTCGAAGAAGCTGAAAATCGTCTCCATGCTCACAAGGCAGTCCTCTGGCAGGTCATGCCTCCGTTCGCCAAGTAA
- a CDS encoding DMT family transporter — protein sequence MASFGYTLLLVLTAAIWGSGFVAQIEGNAFGPFTFSCIRCFIAAAFLALIFKILDIFGKSPRRPHNREERFLHWKAGFFCGLALCTAMNLQQLGMYLGTSAGKSGFLTACYIVLVPVVRLILGHRISAKTWACVVITTFGLYLLCIKDGFSLELSDGVSLLCALAFSIHILVIDKFVNKVDPIRVSAIQFLTIGVLTAPLMIVFDMKFPVMDFSTIAAALVNPRAVAGLCFAAFCSSEIAYTLQIVAQDKVKPTIASLTMSLESVFAVFAGWAILGEKLSAREICGCAIMMVAIVFAQIRR from the coding sequence TTGGCAAGCTTCGGTTACACTCTTTTACTCGTTCTAACCGCCGCCATCTGGGGGTCGGGCTTTGTAGCCCAAATTGAGGGCAACGCCTTCGGGCCGTTCACCTTTTCGTGCATACGCTGTTTTATCGCGGCCGCCTTTTTGGCCCTGATTTTCAAGATTCTTGATATTTTCGGCAAAAGTCCGCGCAGGCCACACAACCGCGAAGAGCGGTTTCTACACTGGAAAGCCGGATTCTTTTGCGGGCTCGCCTTATGCACGGCCATGAACTTGCAACAGCTGGGAATGTATCTCGGCACCTCCGCCGGAAAGTCCGGATTTCTCACTGCATGCTACATCGTACTTGTGCCCGTTGTAAGATTAATCCTCGGTCATCGCATTTCGGCAAAGACGTGGGCTTGCGTCGTCATCACGACCTTCGGGCTTTACCTGCTCTGCATCAAGGACGGTTTTTCGCTGGAACTTTCGGATGGCGTTTCGCTGCTGTGCGCTCTCGCCTTTTCAATCCATATTTTGGTCATCGACAAGTTCGTGAACAAAGTCGACCCGATTCGAGTTTCGGCGATTCAGTTCCTCACTATCGGCGTTTTGACGGCACCGCTCATGATTGTTTTCGACATGAAATTCCCTGTTATGGACTTTAGCACGATTGCTGCCGCGCTTGTCAATCCAAGAGCAGTTGCGGGACTCTGCTTTGCCGCGTTCTGTTCTAGCGAAATCGCCTACACGTTACAGATTGTTGCTCAAGACAAAGTAAAACCAACCATCGCCTCGCTTACGATGAGTCTAGAATCGGTATTCGCCGTATTTGCGGGCTGGGCCATTCTAGGGGAAAAGCTTTCGGCCCGCGAAATCTGCGGTTGCGCCATCATGATGGTCGCTATCGTTTTCGCACAAATTAGGCGCTAA
- a CDS encoding glycogen synthase — protein MNILVVSPEAGNWRKTSPLATAVNRMTDAFASAGTTVLTCSPFFRNLMVDVDSYSCVYSGVEKLQGKPYEIWVSEKDPLHTYIYNEEYFGRPYVYGPPQSAPYSDNHIRFAFLASAALAYAEETKFECNAILGHEWGGALAGALAKTTYQAFASKIPFFFTVHNITYDFHIPSSEIEKIGLPRKDYNMDGYEFWGKVSLLKVGILYATKVLFPSPGYRDAMLNTNLPGGISGFLNRNADKLIGVQFGVSYQVWDFNKDNLPIKEAKAKARAQLQSQLGVDFDGKLVLYVHLDEEAGNTSETLATILSDIARLDIFIIVGISSRSGEWTYYQDFAKQYPDVMYVQDLDSELQDSTIQLRDTLAGSDALFAANLREPSSSIILKAMAAGTLPITGRTVGVSTMLTHYSLETAGEANAFLADDANAPHQMLRCVKDAVNVYKTEVADWDKCVVNAYSGFHYEWCRTISKYLLIFGELGL, from the coding sequence TAACCGCATGACCGACGCTTTTGCAAGCGCCGGAACTACGGTTCTTACCTGTTCTCCGTTCTTCAGGAACCTCATGGTTGACGTAGACAGCTACAGCTGCGTTTACAGCGGCGTCGAAAAGCTGCAGGGCAAGCCCTACGAAATCTGGGTTTCCGAAAAGGACCCCCTCCACACCTATATCTACAATGAAGAATACTTCGGCAGGCCCTATGTTTATGGGCCTCCCCAGAGCGCTCCGTATTCGGACAACCATATCCGGTTCGCATTCCTTGCGTCGGCCGCTCTAGCCTATGCCGAAGAGACAAAATTTGAATGCAACGCCATCCTTGGCCACGAATGGGGTGGAGCCCTCGCCGGTGCCCTCGCAAAGACCACCTACCAGGCCTTCGCAAGCAAGATCCCATTCTTCTTTACCGTCCACAACATCACCTACGACTTCCATATTCCTTCCAGCGAAATCGAAAAGATCGGTCTTCCCCGCAAGGATTACAATATGGACGGCTACGAGTTCTGGGGTAAAGTCAGCCTGCTCAAGGTGGGAATTCTGTACGCCACCAAGGTGCTGTTCCCGTCTCCCGGTTACCGCGACGCCATGCTGAACACCAACCTGCCCGGCGGCATCAGCGGATTCTTGAACAGAAACGCCGACAAACTCATCGGTGTGCAATTCGGCGTTAGCTACCAGGTCTGGGACTTCAACAAGGATAACCTCCCCATCAAGGAAGCCAAGGCAAAGGCCCGTGCCCAATTGCAATCTCAGCTGGGCGTAGACTTCGACGGCAAGTTGGTCCTTTACGTCCACCTGGACGAAGAAGCGGGCAACACCTCCGAAACCTTGGCCACCATCCTTTCGGATATTGCACGTCTCGACATTTTCATCATCGTAGGCATTTCGTCCAGAAGCGGCGAATGGACCTACTACCAGGATTTTGCCAAGCAGTACCCTGACGTCATGTACGTACAGGATTTGGATTCCGAACTGCAAGACAGCACCATACAGCTGCGCGACACTCTCGCCGGCTCCGATGCTCTCTTTGCCGCGAACCTCCGCGAACCATCGTCTTCCATCATCCTTAAAGCCATGGCTGCGGGCACGCTTCCCATTACCGGACGCACCGTAGGCGTATCTACGATGCTCACCCACTATTCCCTGGAAACCGCCGGTGAAGCAAACGCATTCTTGGCCGACGACGCCAACGCTCCTCACCAAATGCTGCGTTGTGTAAAAGACGCCGTAAACGTCTACAAGACCGAAGTGGCCGACTGGGACAAGTGCGTCGTAAACGCATACAGCGGATTCCATTACGAATGGTGCAGGACTATCTCCAAATACCTGCTCATTTTCGGCGAATTGGGACTTTAG